GCTCCATCGTTGCCTGAGAAAGGGAAAGCGCGAAACTACTCACCCGAATGGCTTAGGAGTAGCGACGACTTCCTTTTTCTTTCTGGCGCTGAACAGCTCCGGGCAAGATGCTCCCTAAAACGGCGGGTCCTCGCCAAAGCTATTGCCTTTGGGGAAGGGCACCGGCGCGGGCGCGTCGTTCATGCGCGAGCCCAGGCGGATGGTGTTGGGCGCGGCCCCGCCGCCGGCTTCGGCATCGAAGCTGCTGGGGGGTAGGGCGCTGGGCGCGTAGCCGCCGAAGCCGCCCGCGTCGCTACCCCCATCAAATCCGTCGAGGTCGGCAAACTTGGTGAAGCGGCCAATGAACTTGAGCTGCACCGTTTCGAGCGAGCCGTTGCGGTGCTTGGCAATAATGACCTCGCCCATGCCCTGGGTCGGGTTGCCCATCTCATCTTCCGTAATTTTATAGTACTCAGGCCGATACAGAAAAATAACCATGTCGGCGTCCTGCTCGATAGAGCCCGATTCGCGCAGGTCGCTGAGCTGGGGCTTTTTGTCGCCGCCGCGCGTTTCGACCGAGCGCGAGAGCTGCGAGAGCGCAATTACCGGGATGTTCAGTTCCTTCGCAATGCCCTTGAGCGCCCGCGAGATACTGGCAATTTCCTGCTCGCGGTTGCCACCCGGCCGGCCGGCCTCGCCGCCGCTCATCAGCTGCAAGTAGTCGATGATAATGAGCTGGATATCGTGCTGCGACTTGAGGCGGCGGCACTTGGCCCGCAGCTCCCGAATACTGAGCGCGGGCGTATCATCAATAAAAATCGGGGCCGACGACAGCGCCGAAATCTTGTGGTTGAGCTGCGCCCACTCGTAGTCGGCCAGGTTGCCCTTCTTGATTTTTTCCGAATCCAGCTCCGCCTCCGCCGAAATCAGACGATTGACGAGCTGAAGCGACGACATTTCGAGCGAGAAAATGGCAACCGCCTTCTTAAAATCGACCGCTGCGTTGCGCATAGCCGACACCACAAACGCCGTGTTGTGCGTCACGGTGCAGTCGGCCAGCAAAAAGAGGTGGTTACCATCAATCTCAAAGCCGTAGTAGTCGTCTTCCTGGTCAAACTCCACCGAAATTCCGGTCATGCGCCAGTCCACGGCCGATGCCCACGGATTGGCTTTTTTACGCCCAACGCGCACCGGAACCCGATTAATATCACCGTAAATCCGCACGCGATACACTTCACTTTCGTAGCCGATTTTGCTGATAACGGCTTGCTTCTTAGTCAACGAGGTGCGGAAGCCCAGCGAGTTGCACAAGAACTTAATCTGGTGGGCTAACTCCCTGTTTTTCTGGGTAATCTCGTAGCCATTGCTCACCGGGTCGAGGTGGCCATCGGAGTCGATGAGGCCGGCTAGCAGGCGCAGGCGGTACTCAGTCGAGTTGACCAAATACTGCTGCGGAATGTGTTTATTTCCCAACACGCCCAGCTGGCGCAGCTCGTCCTGCACCGAGTATTCGGCGAGGCTACCCCCCTGCCGGCCGCGCGTGATGCCGTAGCTGTTGCAGCGGTCGGCCACGATGCCGGTGCTCACCTGCATGCCCAGCTCGCTGGCGTATTCGTGCAGATAGTCAATGATTTCCGTGTCCTGGCCCGTGCTGCGGCAGTTGGCGCTGGTACCATCGCCGAGCCACACGCCCAGGAAATACGGGTCGAGTGGCACGGCCTTTTCGGCAAACTCCACGGCCACTTTGTAGCCTTTGTAGTTCGACTGGAACTTGGGGCCTTTGGTCAGCCAGTCGCGCACTTCGATGTTGAGCACGTCGCCGTGACGGTGCGGGCCTTCGTTGCGGCTGCGCTTGAGCGAGAGAATGTGGCTCTCGTTCACGCGGTAGTCGTCACCTTTGTTTTGGCGCACCCAGTACATGTTTTCGCGGCCGCGGGCCAGGCTTAGCACCCGGCGCGGCATCGAGTCGTCGCCCATCAGCAGGTCGCCCTGGCGCACGTCTTCGACGTTGCGCAGCGTACCGTCGAACATCACTACTTTGGTGCCCAGCGCCAGGCATTTGCCCATGCCAGGGCGAGCCGCAATAATCACCAAATCAGAGGGTTGCCAGCCGCTCGTTACCCTATCCAGCGCCGAGAAGCCGGTGGGCACGCCGGTGAGGCCGTCCTTCTGGTGCTTTTTTTCTTCGAGCTCCTTGATGGCCTTCACCATCAAATCCTGCATCGAATCGACGCCCTTGCGCATGTTGTCCTCCGACACCTGGAAGATGTTCTTCTCCGTGGCGTCGAGCAGCTCAAACACGTCGGTGGTTTCCTCGTAAGCGTCGCGCAGAATGTCGGTGGCAGTGCGAATTAATTCGCGCTTAATGGCCGCTTCCAGAATCACGCGGGCGTGGGCCTCAATGTTGGCCGCCGAGTTAATGTGCATCGTGAGGCCGGCCACGTAGCCTACCCCCCCAGCGGCTTCCAGCTCGCCCATCTCGCGCAGCTCCTGCACCACGGTAAGCTGGTCGATGGGCTCCGACTTATCAAATAAGTTACTGATGGCCTTATAGATGCGCTGGTGACCGTCTTTGTAAAAGCTGTGCGCTTTCAGAATATCGACTACCGTCGTGAGGGCGTCCTTTTCCAGCATGAGGGCACCGAGCACGGCAGCTTCCATTTCGAGGCGCTGGGGCGGCAGCTTGCCGGTGGGCGACATCGGCACGGGCGGCCGCTGACCGCGGCCGCCCTGGAAGGCGGCGGCGGCGCGGGCCGCGGATTGCTTGAGGCGGTCGTCCATGCGGTCGTTCATAGTAGCTGGGGGGCGGGAGGAGAGCGGGAATAGGAAGCAACAGCGTGGCCGCCGAACTCAGGACCAGGCGGGCCGTAACCAACAAAGCTAACCCGAAAGTGCTCGAAATAAAAGCTGGCTTTCGGCTTTTACCACGCGGGTATTTGCCGGCCTGACTGGCCGGCCGGCCGTACTTTCGCCCCCCGCAACTGGCCGGTTGCCAGCGCCTTGCCTGGCCTCCTACCCCGCGCCCGGTTTTAAATCAGCCACCAGGAATCAGGAACAAGAAACTTAAAATCAAGGACTTGGAAAAAATTCATTTAATTGCCGTGGGCGGCAGCATTATGCACAACCTGGCGCTGGCCCTGGCCCGGCGCGGCGCGCGCGTGACGGGCTCGGACGACGAGATTTTTGAGCCGGCCCGCGCGCGGCTGGCCGCCGCCGGCCTCCTACCCCCTGCCGAAGGCTGGGACGCGGCCCGCGTGACGCCCGACCTTACGGCCGTGATTGTGGGCATGCACGCCCGCCCCGACAACCCCGAGCTGGCCCGCGCCCAAGAGCTGGGCCTCAAAATCTACTCCTTTCCCGAATACATCTACGAGGCCAGCAAGGATAAGCAACGCGTGGTCATTGGCGGCTCGCATGGCAAAACGAGTATCACGGCGCTCATTCTGCACGTGCTGCGGTTTCATGGGCGGCAGTTTGACTACGCGGTGGGCGCGCAACTGGCTGGCTTCGACTTGATGGTGCACTTGACGGACGATGCGCCAGTTATCATCATTGAGGGCGATGAATATTTATCGTCGCCGGTGGATAGGCGGCCCAAGTTTCACCTCTACCAGCACCACATTGGCGTGATTTCGGGCATCAGCTGGGACCACATCAACGTGTTTCCGACCGAGGAAATCTACCGCGAGCAGTTCGAGATTTTTGCCCGCCAAACGCCTAAGGCCGGCGTGCTCATCTACGACCGCGACGACGAGCAAACCCAGCTCGTGGCCGTGCCCACCAGCCCCGACGTGAGCTACGTGGGCTACGGCCCGCACGAGCACGTTATTCGCGACGGCCGCACGTATTTGCTGACCAAGAAGGACGAGGAAGTGCCCATCCAGGTATTTGGCGAGCACAACCTGCGCAACATCTCGGCGGCCAAGGAGGCGTGCAAGCAGCTGAGCATCAAGGGTAAGGACTTTTACAAAGCCGTGGCTACGTTTAAGGGCGCGGCGCGGCGGCTGGAGCTGGTGCGCGAAGGCGCTACGTCGGTGGTGTACAAGGACTTTGCCCACGCGCCCAGCAAGCTGCGCGCCACGGCGGCGGCCCTCAAAAAGCAATTCCCGCAGCGGCGGCTGGTGGCCTGCCTGGAGCTGCACACGTTCAGCTCGCTCAACCCGGATTTCCTGCCGCAGTACGCGCACTGCTTCGACGCGCCCGACGTGGCGGTGGCCTATTTCAACCCCCATGTGCTGGCGCACAAGCGCCTACCCCCCCTCGCGCCCGCGGCCGTGGCGGCCGCCTTCGCCCGGCCCGATTTGCGCGTGTTTACCGACAGCGCCGAGCTGGCCGCCTTTCTGCACGCGCAAGCCTGGGATAATACCAATCTGCTGCTAATGACGAGCGGCACGTTCGACGGGCTGGACTTGGAGGCGCTCGCGGCGGAAGTAGTGGGGTAGGGTTTAGTAATGGTGGCCCGGTGGGGCCGCCGGGGTTTAGTTTTCCGCGCCGGCTGGCTGGGTTGCCCCTCATGGGGCGGCCCGGCCGGCCGGCGCGGCTGCTTTATGGCAGGGCCTTAGTTCTTGAGGTTGCTACTCCCTTATTTCTTCAACGTTGCGATGCCACAATCCGGCGCGTTTTTGCAATCTTTCAAGACGAATTAGCCGCCCCCGCAAATCGTGAACGCAGAGTTAGGTTTTTTAGCCAAAAAAAAATCATATTTTTTATAGATTAAATACTTGTCACAAAAATACTTCTTTTGTCCTTTTTACTAACCGCGCCGGCGCGCATTTTTGTCTACCTATTTCTGCCGGGGCGTAGCTTCGCCGCTCACCCTTTTTTCATTGCTCATGTACCCTGTTCAGCGTCTTTTCTCTACCGCTCTACTGGCCGCCACCCTGGCCGGCCCCGCCCTGGCCCAAACCGCCCCGGCTGACTCCGCCCGCGCCTACCGCCACCAGCTGGGCCTGACGGCCAGCCCGCAATTTGATAATCTTTTCACGACCAACCGGGTGCTACCCTTGGGACTGGTTTACAAGCGCCAAGTGCGGCCGGGCCGCGCTTGGCGGGTGCGGCTGACCGGCTACTATTCACGGCACGATACGGCTACCGCCGCTGGGGCGTTTTACATACAGGAGAGAGGGCCGGATGCTCGCGTCTGGGAAGTCAACGTGTTCGTGGGCTATGAATGGCGGTATCATCTAGGCCGCCGCTGGCAATGGTATTACGGGTTGGAGGTAGGCGGTGGATACCACGATGAACATCGGAATTATACCAATAATTACTACAACCCGCTTGGCTTTAATGGGGGTGGCCCTTATGCTACTACTGATATTGGCTCGCGCGACCTAGCCCGCTGGCAGGTGCAGGGTCGGGGCTTCGTTGGCCTGAGCTACGCCCTAAATTCGCGAATACATCTATTTACGGAAACGGCTATCGGGGTAAGTTGCTGGCACTAAAAAAGCTGGGGCAGCTATACGTCCAGTATTGATAACTCCAACTATGGTACAACAAAAGGTGGGGTGTACCCCGACCGAATCATTACTACTTGGCACCTGACTTATTTCCCGGTGCAGGTACTGGGGCTAGCCATCAATTTTTAATTTTTCACCTTTTCCACTTTCCCCCATGAAAAACACTTTTCTCCGTCTTCTGCTGCTTGCCTGCGCCTTACTACCATACTTGGTGCAGGCACAAAATATTCAGGTTTCGCCCACCGGCGATGCGTGCCCCAACAACAACTACACGTATACTTATACCGGCTCGGCGCTGGGGTGCAGTTGGGTGGTAAAAGGAGCCTATACGCTTGTCTCAGGTGGGCAGGCGAATAGTACCTCCATCACCGTCAACTGGAAGGATGTGCCAACCGATGCCACTAATAACCCTACCTCCGTCGGGCTGAGCTGCAACACAGGCGGGCCACCGGCACTCTCCGTTTTCGTCAGCTCCATCAGCAACGTTACGCCCGGTCCGCTGACCATCAACGGCACGCAGGTTAATTCTGGTTATCCCTTGCCCTTCGGCGATGTTACTACCCTTGCGCTAAGCGTCCCGCTGGTAGCAGTACCAAACACTACCAACAATCAATTTTCTGCCTTAACCTACGATTGGGTTATTCCAAACGGGTGGAAATACAACGATGGTACCAACGCAGTTTCGGACGGTTCTACGGCCCACCGGGTAGGCTACAGCTCCAATTCCGGGAAAGCAGGGAACCAGATTTCCGTTACGTCCGCTGCCGGCACTGGCGGCACCATTAGGGTACAGGCAATTAATAATAACTGCGTAGGGGCTTCGGCGGGTCCGGTCAATTCAGTTAGTCAATTCCTCTACGCCAACATTGTTCGCACGACCCCCCAGCTCACTATTATCAGCGATAAAAGCCCTACTGGTGGCAACTTCACGCTGATTTGCGGCGACCAGAGCGACTATCACTTTCGCAGCACCTCGGACCCGTTGCCGGCGGGCGGCAGCTTTAGCAACTACGCTTTCAGTTTCCAAAGCAACGGGGTTATTACGCCGATGGGTAGCGTAGCCGGGCCGACGCCGGCCACCAACTTTACCGGAGCCACGGGCACGGCGCTTGTTGGGCTGCGGGCGAGCTACAGCCGCAACGGGGCGAGCACGACGGTGAGTGCACCCGGCATAACCGTTCAGGTAGTAGCACCGCCCCAGCCCGTCATTACCAGCTCGGTTGCCAGTCCCGGCCCTGGGCTTTATCCGCTGCTGTGCGGGCCGTCGGCCAGGGTTACGCTGTCAACTAACGTGGCCGGGGCCACCAGCTACACCTGGAAAGCCACCGGCGGGCTGGGCCTCAACGGCCCCGGCGTGGCCACACTTACCACCAGCAGCAGCAGCGTGACCATCTTTCCGGGCAGCGACGCCGGCGGGGAGGGCGTGGTAACGGTATCGGCTAACATCGCTAACTGCGCTAACTGCGCTTCGCCAGCCTCAGCGGACTACGGCATCGCTTATGGCGGGGCCTACCAGGACGGCTCCGTGGTGATGCACGCCGCCTCGTTCGATTACGAAAAAAACTGCCCCTACGGCTGCGCGGGCATTTGCCCCGGCAGCCGGGTTATCATGCAGGTGCGTAATGCCCCGCACACCACGGTACTGCAAGCCACCTAGAAGATATATCGCACGGACGTATCCCCGGCCCAGCTGCTGGCTACCCAAGACTTTTCGGGCTCAACGCTGGGCAGCAGCATGGCCAACTACCTCTTCAGTGGCTCCGTGGTGGGCAACCGCTACCGCATCGACCTTCAGGAGCGCAACTCGTGCGGCTGGGGACCTATTGTCCCCCACCCGCTCGAAGTTATCGACTGCAGCGGCGGCGTTGACCCCTTCCGCGTGGGTACCAACCGGGTTGCCAGCCAGACTGCGGCCTATCCCAACCCCGCCGACCAAGAGCTGACCCTGGAGCAGGGCGGCGGGCCAGTGACCCTCACCGACGCGCAGGGCCGGCCCGTGCGTAGTCAAACGGCCGAGCCCGGCCGCGTGCTCCTCGACACGCACCAGCTGCCGGCCGGCCTCTACTTCCTGGAAACGCGCGACGCGGCCAGCCAGCCCGTGCGCCAGCAGATTCGCGTCACGCACTGAGCCCTACCCCCCGCTTTCGTCTGAAAAGAGCCCGCCTCGCGCAGGCTCTTTTTTTGGCGGCTTTAGAGAAATGCCGTTCAGGTTACGTCTTTTGTGGAGGTCTTACAGCTACTTACCACAAAACCGCTGGCTACATGAGCACTTCTATTCGTCACTGGCTGCCGCTGCTGGGGCTGCTGCTTTTCGCCGGGCTGGTCGGCTACCTGATGCGGCCGCAGTGCCCGGTGCCGGCCGCTGCCAATGCATCCGTGCACGCTTGTCTGATGCGATGCTGTAATAAATTGGGCTTGCGGGTTACCATTCAGAATACCAGCATTCTAATGAGCCAGCGCGGGCAGATGGTTGGGACGTGTGCGCAACATTATCGCCCAGCTGCCCGGCTCCGTATCAGGGGGTAGGCCGGCCGCTAGCTTACCCAGTCGCCGGCGGCCTCGGGCTGGTGCAAGATGGCATCGACCCAGTAGCGGGCCACGCCCTCGGGGTAGACCAGCTGAAACTGGTCGCCCAGGCGGCAGCCCAGCACCGCGATGCCAATCGGGCTCAGCACGGAGAGCCGCTCCCGGGCCTCATCGGCCTCGGGCGGATACACTAGGGTGAAATGCAACTCCTCCACGCCCTTCATCTCGCGCAGCTTGAGACGAGAATTCATGGTGACGACGTGCGGCAGAATATCGTAGGACTCGACCAGGCACGCGCGCGTTAACTCCTGCTCCAGGGCCATCACCAGCTGGGTGGCATTTGCCGGGTACTCCTGCTGCACCAGGCTAGTCAGCCGCTCGTAGTCGAGCCTGGTTACGTAAATATCGTGGGGTGAATGCTGAATGTTCATGGCTTTAATAATTAAAAAGTTAGCGGCACAGGCCAGCGTTAGCGCCCGGCCCCCGGCCTTTTGCCAAATTAGCTATTCCGGTGGCCCCTACCCCGCCCGATTTGGGCCAGACTGGCCGCTACCGGCCGGGGTAGGAGCCGTGCGCGATGCTCGCCGGGGCGGGTGCGTAGTCCTCAGCGTGGGCCTAGCGTTTTTCCAACAGATATATCGTTTCGGTGGTGGCCCCCACGCCTACCGTGCTTTGGGCCACGCTTACCACGCGCCACTGCTGCGCGTACAGGTGATTGATTTTCAGTAGCTCAGCCTGATGCAGCTCCACGGCGGCCGTGGTGCTGTAGCGGTCGGTGCCCGTTTTGATGGCGGATAGCGGCTGCGCTTCCTTGCGGCCGTCGGGCCACACGGTCGTTAGCTCCGGTGCCCCAGTAGCGGCGTTTTGCCGCCCGCTGCCAATCACCATCAGGTAGCCCTGGGAGGCAGCCGCGCCGGGATAGATGGCCCACGCGCCTAAGGCCGTGAGGGCAAGGGCTAGTAAAAGAGTGAATTTTTTCATAGTTAAAATGAAATTTTGATGAAATATAAGGCACGGAAAACGGGCAGCCCTACTATCTTGCTTAGGCTTGCCAAGCGAAGACGAGCCGCAGGAAGATGCGCACCTTTGCTTCGCGCTACCGGCAGTTGGCCAATTTCGTCAACAAAAAAACTTGATAGACCTGTTTCTAATTGTCTGTCGCCCGTCACTTTTGAGTTACTTTCCGCTCCAGGCATTTCTTTTCAAAATATCAGCTTACCCTATGCTGCCTACGATGCGCTGGTTCGGCCCGACCGACCCTACTTCCCTAGCTGATTTACGCCAGGCCGGCTGCGTGGGCGTGGTCACGGCCTTACACCATTTGCCGGTGGGCGCGGTGTGGCCGGTGGCCGAAATCCAGGCTCACCAGCAGCTCATTGAGGCCGATAACGCCACCCATTCGCCCCTGTACTGGGCGGTAGTCGAGAGCCTGCCCGTGCACGAGGATATCAAAAAAGGCAAGCCTACCCGCGACGAGCTAATTGCCAACTACCAGCAGTCTTTGCGCCACTTGGCGGCCTGCGGCGTGCACACGGTGTGCTACAATTTTATGCCCGTACTCGACTGGTCGCGCACCGACCTGCGCTACGAGCTGCCCGACGGCTCGCGGGCGCTACGCTTCGTGTGGCAGGATTTCGCACTCTTCGACCTCTGCATTTTGCAGCGCCCAGGGGCGGCGGCCGACTACGAGCCGGCGGTGGCCGCGGCCGCCCGCGCGCAGTTTGCCCGCCTCACGCCCGCCGAGGCGCGGGGCCTCACCGATACCATTCTGCTGGGCCTGCCAGGCGCGGAAGAAAGCTTCCAGCTGGCGGGTTTTCAGGCCATGCTGGACGAGTATAAAGAAGTAGACGCGGCGACCCTGCGCGAGCACTTACACTACTTTTTGCGGGCGGTAGGGCCGGTGGCGGCCGAGGTGGGTGTGCGCCTCTGCATTCACCCCGACGACCCGCCCTTCCCACTGCTGGGCCTACCGCGCGTGGTGAGCACCGAGGCCGACCTGGCCGACCTGCTGGCCGCCTACGACCACCCCGCCAACGGCCTCACCTTCTGCACCGGCTCGCTGGGCGTGCGCCCCGACAACGACCTGGCCGGCATGGTGCGGCGCTTCGGGCCGCGCATCCACTTCGCACACCTGCGCTCGACCCGGCGCGAGGCCAACCCACGCAACTTCTACGAGGCCGACCACCTGGCCGGCGACGTGGACATGTATGCCGTGGTGCGCGCCCTGGTCGAAGAAGAGCTGCGCCGCGAAGCCGCCGGCGAAGAAGTAACCACCCTACCCCTACGCCCCGACCACGGCCACCAACTACTCAGCGACCTGAATACCAATCAAATAACTTACCCCGGCTACTCGGCCATCGGCCGCCTGCGCGGCCTGGCCGAGCTGCGCGGCCTGGAGCTGGGCATCCGGCGGAGCCTGGCAGCCGGTTAGGTGATTTACTTTTTTCCAAGACTTGCATGAGTTCTATCCTGTAAAAAAAGAGCCAGCTGTCCGCTGGCTCTTTTTTACGTCTGATAATACTAATTGCCAACTCCTTCCCAGCACTGATTTCAAAGCTACTCCGGCTTGGGCTTGGGGCGGGGGGTAGGGCGGCCGCTGTCGTTGGCCAGCAGCACGGCCAGGGCCACGAGGCTCAGGCGCAGGGCCCATTTGACGGCGTGGCTCATCGGCGTTTCTTTTGGGGCGGGGCGGCTGGCCGGGAGCCGGTGAAAACCTGGTTGGCATTGAGTACCTGCAACGAGCAGCTGCTGCCGCCGGAGTTGTCCTCGCAGGTAGTGCCGATGATATGGCCGGCCTCAAAATCGAAGTAGCAGGTGCGGCAGCCCACGCCCGTAATGATGTAGCGGCCGGCCGTGGGGATGAGGTAATAGGTACTATCATCGGTGCCGTGCAGGGGGATGGCAATGGCCCGGAAGCCGCCGTTGCGGTGGCCTAGGCCAATGAGGTAGTACACGGGCTGCTTGGCGTCGCTGCCGGGGGCGGCTCGCACCTGCACCTGGTCGATAACCGTGCCGTCGTGAAGCTGCCGGATGAGCGCCGCTGCCACCGCCGACTGGGGTATCTTATATTGCACCTCACCCTGGTGGTCGAGGCGCATTACCTGGCGGCTGCCCGCGATGCCCAGCAGCGAGGCTCCCGCCGCGTTGCTCAGGTCCTGCATCTGCTTGGCCTCGTCATTGGCTTTGCTGGTGCGGGCGGTTTCGCAGGAGCTGAGCAGCACCAGGCCGCCAAGCAGTCCCAGAAGCAATAAACCAAACAAACGGGATAATGCACGCATATTTTCTAGGTTAGAACTCCAGAATGGGATACGGAGCAGATTATTGCCCCAACCCCTTAATTCCTGAACAGTCGCTACTTATTAACTAAATAAAAACTACTTCTCGGCTCTTCGTTCTTAGTTTCCGACTTCCTTAACGCGGCTTGTAATACTTCAGCGCTTCCGGCATCTGGGCTTTGATATCGGCTACGCGGGTGGCATCGGCGGGGTGGTCGGAGAGAAATTCGGGGGTAGTGCTCTGGTTCTGGGCTTCCATGCGCTGCCAGAACGGCACCGCGCCCTCAGGGTTGTAGCCGGCCATTGCCATAAAAATCAGGCCCAGGTGGTCGGCCTCGCTCTCCTGGCGGCGGCTGAACTTGAGTAGCCCTACCTGCGTGCCCACGCCCACGGCCTGCTGAAACAGGTTCGTGGTGGCGGACGGATTCTGCGACAGGGCCGTTGACAAGGCCGTGCCGCCGTACTGCGCCACTAGCTGGTCGCTCATGCGCTCGGCTCCGTGCTTGGCCACGGCGTGCGAAATCTCGTGCGCCATCACCACGGCCAGGCCATTTTCATCCTTGCAAAGCGGCAAAATACCCGAGTACACCGCCACCTTGCCACCGGGCATGCACCAGGCATTCGCCGTTTTGGGGTCGTCGATGAGGTTAAACTCCCACTGGTAGCCATCGAGCTGCGCCGACTGGCCCTGCTGCTTGAAATACAGCTCCACGGCCTGCGAGATGCGCTGGCCCACGCGCCGCACTTCGGCTATCTCGGTGGCGTTGGTCGAGAGCTTAGCCTGGCCGAGCGTCTGCTTATACTGCGTGATGGCCAGCGTGTTCATCTCGCTATCCGAAACCAGGCTGAGCTGGCGGCGGCCCGTGATGGGCACGGTAGTGCAGCCGGCAGTGAGAAGCAAGCTACTAGCTAGGATTATTCTTTTGAACATGAAAAAAAGCTACTAAGGTTTAGAGAAAGAGAGCGGTAGGCCGGCCGCCGGTTAGCCAAAAGCGGGCCATTTTGGCGGCGCGGCCGTGGGGGCTATACGCAACCGGGCGGGGAAAATGTTTACTTTGTGGTGGCGGGTGGCCCGCGCCAGCCCCGCCCTACCCCTCGTTTTTCCGCCAACCTCGTCCATGAAAATTATCTGCATCGGCCGCAACTACGCCGACCATATTGCTGAGCTGCACAACGAAACGCCGGCCGCCCCGGTCATCTTCCTCAAGCCCGAAACGGCGCTGGTGCAGCGCGGCCAGCCGTTTTTCGTGCCCGCCTTTTCCCACGATGTGCACTACGAGCTGGAGCTGGTGCTGCGCATCTGCAAAAACGGCCGCCACGTGGAGGAGCAGTTTGCCCCTACTTACTTCGACGCCATTGGCCTGGGCATCGATTTTACGGCCCGCGACCTGCAAAGCGAGCTGAAGAAAAAGGGCCTGCCCTGGGAGCTGGCCAAGGCGTTCGACGGCTCGGCTCCCATCTCGCCCACCTTCCGGCCGGTGGCCGAGTTTGCTGATTTGACCAATATCAATTTTCGGCTCGACGTGAACGGCGACGTGCGCCAGCAGGGCAATTCAGGCCTCATGCTGCACCCGTTTAATAAGATTATCGCCTTCGTGTCGCAGTACATCACCCTCAAGCAGGGCGATTTGATTTTTACGGGCACGCCCGCCGGGGTAGGTCCGGTGCAGCCCGGCGACGAGCTGGTGGGCTACCTGGAAGACGAAAAAATTCTGGAAGTGCCCGTGCGCTGAACGAATGTAGAGACGCGACCCTTCGTGTCTCTCGGCGTCGGAAAATCGACGCGCATGGCGAGAGACGCGAAGGGTCGCGTCTCTACATTTTCTTGCTATCCAATTTACTTTATCTTGTTTATTATCA
The genomic region above belongs to Hymenobacter psoromatis and contains:
- the dnaB gene encoding replicative DNA helicase; this encodes MNDRMDDRLKQSAARAAAAFQGGRGQRPPVPMSPTGKLPPQRLEMEAAVLGALMLEKDALTTVVDILKAHSFYKDGHQRIYKAISNLFDKSEPIDQLTVVQELREMGELEAAGGVGYVAGLTMHINSAANIEAHARVILEAAIKRELIRTATDILRDAYEETTDVFELLDATEKNIFQVSEDNMRKGVDSMQDLMVKAIKELEEKKHQKDGLTGVPTGFSALDRVTSGWQPSDLVIIAARPGMGKCLALGTKVVMFDGTLRNVEDVRQGDLLMGDDSMPRRVLSLARGRENMYWVRQNKGDDYRVNESHILSLKRSRNEGPHRHGDVLNIEVRDWLTKGPKFQSNYKGYKVAVEFAEKAVPLDPYFLGVWLGDGTSANCRSTGQDTEIIDYLHEYASELGMQVSTGIVADRCNSYGITRGRQGGSLAEYSVQDELRQLGVLGNKHIPQQYLVNSTEYRLRLLAGLIDSDGHLDPVSNGYEITQKNRELAHQIKFLCNSLGFRTSLTKKQAVISKIGYESEVYRVRIYGDINRVPVRVGRKKANPWASAVDWRMTGISVEFDQEDDYYGFEIDGNHLFLLADCTVTHNTAFVVSAMRNAAVDFKKAVAIFSLEMSSLQLVNRLISAEAELDSEKIKKGNLADYEWAQLNHKISALSSAPIFIDDTPALSIRELRAKCRRLKSQHDIQLIIIDYLQLMSGGEAGRPGGNREQEIASISRALKGIAKELNIPVIALSQLSRSVETRGGDKKPQLSDLRESGSIEQDADMVIFLYRPEYYKITEDEMGNPTQGMGEVIIAKHRNGSLETVQLKFIGRFTKFADLDGFDGGSDAGGFGGYAPSALPPSSFDAEAGGGAAPNTIRLGSRMNDAPAPVPFPKGNSFGEDPPF
- a CDS encoding UDP-N-acetylmuramate--L-alanine ligase gives rise to the protein MEKIHLIAVGGSIMHNLALALARRGARVTGSDDEIFEPARARLAAAGLLPPAEGWDAARVTPDLTAVIVGMHARPDNPELARAQELGLKIYSFPEYIYEASKDKQRVVIGGSHGKTSITALILHVLRFHGRQFDYAVGAQLAGFDLMVHLTDDAPVIIIEGDEYLSSPVDRRPKFHLYQHHIGVISGISWDHINVFPTEEIYREQFEIFARQTPKAGVLIYDRDDEQTQLVAVPTSPDVSYVGYGPHEHVIRDGRTYLLTKKDEEVPIQVFGEHNLRNISAAKEACKQLSIKGKDFYKAVATFKGAARRLELVREGATSVVYKDFAHAPSKLRATAAALKKQFPQRRLVACLELHTFSSLNPDFLPQYAHCFDAPDVAVAYFNPHVLAHKRLPPLAPAAVAAAFARPDLRVFTDSAELAAFLHAQAWDNTNLLLMTSGTFDGLDLEALAAEVVG
- a CDS encoding T9SS type A sorting domain-containing protein; translation: MANYLFSGSVVGNRYRIDLQERNSCGWGPIVPHPLEVIDCSGGVDPFRVGTNRVASQTAAYPNPADQELTLEQGGGPVTLTDAQGRPVRSQTAEPGRVLLDTHQLPAGLYFLETRDAASQPVRQQIRVTH
- a CDS encoding GreA/GreB family elongation factor — encoded protein: MNIQHSPHDIYVTRLDYERLTSLVQQEYPANATQLVMALEQELTRACLVESYDILPHVVTMNSRLKLREMKGVEELHFTLVYPPEADEARERLSVLSPIGIAVLGCRLGDQFQLVYPEGVARYWVDAILHQPEAAGDWVS
- the uxuA gene encoding mannonate dehydratase, whose protein sequence is MLPTMRWFGPTDPTSLADLRQAGCVGVVTALHHLPVGAVWPVAEIQAHQQLIEADNATHSPLYWAVVESLPVHEDIKKGKPTRDELIANYQQSLRHLAACGVHTVCYNFMPVLDWSRTDLRYELPDGSRALRFVWQDFALFDLCILQRPGAAADYEPAVAAAARAQFARLTPAEARGLTDTILLGLPGAEESFQLAGFQAMLDEYKEVDAATLREHLHYFLRAVGPVAAEVGVRLCIHPDDPPFPLLGLPRVVSTEADLADLLAAYDHPANGLTFCTGSLGVRPDNDLAGMVRRFGPRIHFAHLRSTRREANPRNFYEADHLAGDVDMYAVVRALVEEELRREAAGEEVTTLPLRPDHGHQLLSDLNTNQITYPGYSAIGRLRGLAELRGLELGIRRSLAAG
- a CDS encoding M48 family metallopeptidase, which translates into the protein MLLTAGCTTVPITGRRQLSLVSDSEMNTLAITQYKQTLGQAKLSTNATEIAEVRRVGQRISQAVELYFKQQGQSAQLDGYQWEFNLIDDPKTANAWCMPGGKVAVYSGILPLCKDENGLAVVMAHEISHAVAKHGAERMSDQLVAQYGGTALSTALSQNPSATTNLFQQAVGVGTQVGLLKFSRRQESEADHLGLIFMAMAGYNPEGAVPFWQRMEAQNQSTTPEFLSDHPADATRVADIKAQMPEALKYYKPR
- a CDS encoding fumarylacetoacetate hydrolase family protein — translated: MKIICIGRNYADHIAELHNETPAAPVIFLKPETALVQRGQPFFVPAFSHDVHYELELVLRICKNGRHVEEQFAPTYFDAIGLGIDFTARDLQSELKKKGLPWELAKAFDGSAPISPTFRPVAEFADLTNINFRLDVNGDVRQQGNSGLMLHPFNKIIAFVSQYITLKQGDLIFTGTPAGVGPVQPGDELVGYLEDEKILEVPVR